Proteins from a single region of Candidatus Woesearchaeota archaeon:
- a CDS encoding archaeal proteasome endopeptidase complex subunit alpha: protein MIDKMGYDRSITMFSPDGRLLQVEYAKKTVKQGSTAIAIACKDGVVWVTDKRITSKLLVPEALEKLFRIDDHIGATAAGIISDARVLVDRVQLKAQQHFVTYDSKIDILSIVKEICDLKQICTQSAGLRPFGVSMLVGGVEEDGTVKLFLTEPYGLYFQYRAAVIGEGEEEIEPILQKRYRPTLSVEEGIRLGLDAMKEFLKTEFNFERVDVAVIRQEDRRFTQLSNDELKKVFKV, encoded by the coding sequence ATGATCGATAAGATGGGCTACGATCGTTCCATTACTATGTTTTCTCCGGATGGACGTCTTCTTCAAGTAGAATACGCAAAGAAAACTGTCAAACAAGGCTCAACTGCTATTGCTATTGCCTGTAAAGATGGGGTTGTGTGGGTTACAGACAAACGCATCACTTCAAAACTCTTAGTTCCTGAGGCTCTTGAAAAATTATTTCGCATCGATGATCATATCGGCGCAACTGCTGCTGGAATCATCTCTGATGCTCGCGTGCTTGTTGATCGTGTACAACTCAAAGCACAACAACATTTTGTCACCTATGATTCTAAGATTGATATTCTCTCCATCGTCAAAGAAATTTGCGATTTAAAACAAATCTGTACACAAAGCGCGGGATTGCGTCCTTTTGGTGTTTCTATGCTCGTTGGCGGCGTTGAGGAAGATGGAACAGTCAAACTATTCTTAACTGAACCCTATGGGTTGTATTTCCAATATCGGGCTGCCGTCATTGGTGAGGGTGAAGAAGAAATAGAACCAATCTTGCAGAAGCGTTATCGTCCAACATTAAGTGTAGAAGAAGGAATTCGTTTAGGTCTTGATGCAATGAAAGAGTTTCTTAAAACTGAATTTAATTTCGAACGTGTTGATGTCGCTGTGATTCGTCAGGAAGATCGACGTTTTACCCAACTCTCAAAT